A region of Diospyros lotus cultivar Yz01 chromosome 3, ASM1463336v1, whole genome shotgun sequence DNA encodes the following proteins:
- the LOC127796424 gene encoding MLO-like protein 6 isoform X1: MAGGGGGRSLEETPTWAVAAVCFLLVAVSIVIEYIIHLIGKWLKKRHEKALHEALEKIKSELMLLGFISLLLTMGQSTISNICISKSVGATWHPCNKKQETELNKFNHLDYGEEGEHRRKLLEAALSSSEGSFRRVLEAAGTDKCAAKNKVPFVSADGIHQLHIFIFVLAVFHVIYCILTMVLGRLKMRSWKAWEKETRTVEYQFSHDPERFRFARETSFGRRHLRFWAKTPVLIWIVCFFRQFVRSVPKVDYLTLRHGFIMAHLAPQSHTNFDFQKYINRSLEEDFKVVVGISPPIWFFAVFFLLFNTHGWYSYFWLPFTPLIIILLVGTKLQVVITKMGLRIQERCEVVKGVPVVQPGDDLFWFNRPRLVLYLINFVFFQNAFQFAFFAWTWYEFGLKSCFHSNLEDVIIRLSMGVLVQILCSYVTLPLYALVTQMGSTMKPTIFNERVAAALRKWLRTAKKNIKHDRHTGLASSPSSWPATPSHHTSPVHLLRHYRSEMDSFQSSPRISSNFEHREIEGSPSPPPQPPHQSGREVELSGRQEQGSSRVAPTEREIDVESRDFSFERARSTRN, from the exons ATGGCCGGAGGTGGAGGAGGACGGTCTTTGGAGGAAACGCCGACATGGGCAGTTGCAGCGGTTTGTTTCCTACTGGTCGCAGTCTCAATTGTTATCGAATACATCATCCATCTCATTGGCAAG TGGTTGAAGAAGAGACACGAGAAAGCTCTCCATGAAGCACTTGAAAAGATCAAATCAG agCTTATGTTGCTCGGGTTTATATCGTTGCTGCTAACAATGGGGCAAAGTACAATTTCCAACATATGCATATCGAAGAGCGTGGGGGCAACTTGGCATCCGTGCAACAAGAAACAAGAGACTGAACTAAACAAATTCAATCATCTCGATTATGGAGAAGAAGGAGAACACCGCCGAAAGCTTCTGGAGGCTGCGCTGTCGAGCTCTGAGGGAAGTTTCCGGCGTGTTCTGGAGGCGGCCGGAACTGACAAATGCGCGGCCAAG AATAAGGTGCCATTTGTGTCTGCGGATGGGATTCATCAACTTCACATATTCATTTTTGTGCTGGCGGTTTTCCATGTCATTTACTGTATTCTCACCATGGTTCTCGGAAGACTTAAG ATGAGAAGTTGGAAAGCATGGGAAAAGGAAACAAGAACAGTCGAGTACCAGTTCTCTCATG ATCCAGAGAGGTTCAGATTCGCAAGAGAAACTTCGTTTGGGAGAAGGCACTTGAGGTTCTGGGCCAAAACACCTGTCCTCATTTGGATT GTCTGCTTTTTCAGGCAATTTGTGAGGTCAGTTCCTAAAGTTGATTACTTGACCCTGCGACACGGATTTATCATG GCACATTTGGCACCTCAAAGCCATACAAATTTTGATTTCCAGAAGTATATAAATAGATCACTAGAAGAGGATTTCAAGGTGGTTGTGGGCATCAg TCCGCCAATCTGGTTCTTTGCCGTGTTTTTCCTACTGTTTAATACCCACG GCTGGTATTCCTATTTCTGGCTGCCATTTACCCCATTAATT ATAATTCTTCTGGTGGGAACGAAGCTGCAGGTGGTCATAACTAAGATGGGGCTTAGAATCCAAGAGAGATGCGAGGTGGTGAAAGGGGTGCCGGTGGTTCAGCCCGGCGACGATCTCTTCTGGTTCAACCGGCCCCGCCTCGTTCTCTACCTTATCAACTTTGTCTTTTTTCag AACGCCTTCCAGTTTGCTTTCTTTGCATGGACTTGG tATGAATTCGGATTGAAGTCTTGTTTCCACTCCAATTTAGAAGATGTAATCATACGACTGTCTATGGG GGTCCTTGTACAAATCTTGTGTAGCTACGTCACTCTCCCTCTCTATGCCCTTGTCACACAG ATGGGTTCAACAATGAAGCCAACCATATTCAACGAAAGAGTGGCCGCAGCTCTCCGAAAATGGCTCCGCACGGCCAAGAAAAACATCAAGCACGACCGCCATACCGGCCTGGCCTCTTCCCCGTCGAGCTGGCCGGCGACGCCTTCCCACCACACCTCCCCAGTCCACCTCCTCCGCCATTACCGGAGCGAGATGGACAGTTTCCAGTCGTCGCccaggatatcatcaaatttcGAACACAGGGAAATCGAGGGCTCGCCCTCACCCCCTCCGCAGCCGCCACACCAGTCCGGCCGTGAGGTAGAGCTGAGCGGCCGGCAAGAGCAGGGGTCCAGCCGGGTGGCTCCCACCGAGCGTGAGATAGACGTGGAGTCGCGTGATTTTTCATTTGAAAGAGCAAGAAGTACgcgaaattaa
- the LOC127796424 gene encoding MLO-like protein 6 isoform X2 translates to MEKKENTAESFWRLRCRALREVSGVFWRRPELTNARPRHDLPNKVPFVSADGIHQLHIFIFVLAVFHVIYCILTMVLGRLKMRSWKAWEKETRTVEYQFSHDPERFRFARETSFGRRHLRFWAKTPVLIWIVCFFRQFVRSVPKVDYLTLRHGFIMAHLAPQSHTNFDFQKYINRSLEEDFKVVVGISPPIWFFAVFFLLFNTHGWYSYFWLPFTPLIIILLVGTKLQVVITKMGLRIQERCEVVKGVPVVQPGDDLFWFNRPRLVLYLINFVFFQNAFQFAFFAWTWYEFGLKSCFHSNLEDVIIRLSMGVLVQILCSYVTLPLYALVTQMGSTMKPTIFNERVAAALRKWLRTAKKNIKHDRHTGLASSPSSWPATPSHHTSPVHLLRHYRSEMDSFQSSPRISSNFEHREIEGSPSPPPQPPHQSGREVELSGRQEQGSSRVAPTEREIDVESRDFSFERARSTRN, encoded by the exons ATGGAGAAGAAGGAGAACACCGCCGAAAGCTTCTGGAGGCTGCGCTGTCGAGCTCTGAGGGAAGTTTCCGGCGTGTTCTGGAGGCGGCCGGAACTGACAAATGCGCGGCCAAGGCATGACCTTCCA AATAAGGTGCCATTTGTGTCTGCGGATGGGATTCATCAACTTCACATATTCATTTTTGTGCTGGCGGTTTTCCATGTCATTTACTGTATTCTCACCATGGTTCTCGGAAGACTTAAG ATGAGAAGTTGGAAAGCATGGGAAAAGGAAACAAGAACAGTCGAGTACCAGTTCTCTCATG ATCCAGAGAGGTTCAGATTCGCAAGAGAAACTTCGTTTGGGAGAAGGCACTTGAGGTTCTGGGCCAAAACACCTGTCCTCATTTGGATT GTCTGCTTTTTCAGGCAATTTGTGAGGTCAGTTCCTAAAGTTGATTACTTGACCCTGCGACACGGATTTATCATG GCACATTTGGCACCTCAAAGCCATACAAATTTTGATTTCCAGAAGTATATAAATAGATCACTAGAAGAGGATTTCAAGGTGGTTGTGGGCATCAg TCCGCCAATCTGGTTCTTTGCCGTGTTTTTCCTACTGTTTAATACCCACG GCTGGTATTCCTATTTCTGGCTGCCATTTACCCCATTAATT ATAATTCTTCTGGTGGGAACGAAGCTGCAGGTGGTCATAACTAAGATGGGGCTTAGAATCCAAGAGAGATGCGAGGTGGTGAAAGGGGTGCCGGTGGTTCAGCCCGGCGACGATCTCTTCTGGTTCAACCGGCCCCGCCTCGTTCTCTACCTTATCAACTTTGTCTTTTTTCag AACGCCTTCCAGTTTGCTTTCTTTGCATGGACTTGG tATGAATTCGGATTGAAGTCTTGTTTCCACTCCAATTTAGAAGATGTAATCATACGACTGTCTATGGG GGTCCTTGTACAAATCTTGTGTAGCTACGTCACTCTCCCTCTCTATGCCCTTGTCACACAG ATGGGTTCAACAATGAAGCCAACCATATTCAACGAAAGAGTGGCCGCAGCTCTCCGAAAATGGCTCCGCACGGCCAAGAAAAACATCAAGCACGACCGCCATACCGGCCTGGCCTCTTCCCCGTCGAGCTGGCCGGCGACGCCTTCCCACCACACCTCCCCAGTCCACCTCCTCCGCCATTACCGGAGCGAGATGGACAGTTTCCAGTCGTCGCccaggatatcatcaaatttcGAACACAGGGAAATCGAGGGCTCGCCCTCACCCCCTCCGCAGCCGCCACACCAGTCCGGCCGTGAGGTAGAGCTGAGCGGCCGGCAAGAGCAGGGGTCCAGCCGGGTGGCTCCCACCGAGCGTGAGATAGACGTGGAGTCGCGTGATTTTTCATTTGAAAGAGCAAGAAGTACgcgaaattaa